From the genome of Desulfobacterales bacterium:
TCTCAAGGAGCGCGGCATCAGTGATTTCTGGTTTGCCGACCCCAATTTCGCCTATTCCCGCAAGCGGATTGAGGACCTGCTGCAAAGGATCATCGAGGAAGTGCCCAACATTCGCTTCTGGTGCCAGACCAGGTACAATCTGATCGATGACCGGTTGCTCCATCTCCTGCAAAGGGCCGGAGCCCATACCATCGCCTTTGGCCTTGAGTCGGCAACACCCGATGTGCTGAAGAAGATAAAAAAGGGGCTGGAACCGGAGCGGATGGCAGCGGTCATCCGCCAGGTGCGAACGGCCGGAATCGAGGTGGAACTTTTTTCGCTATTCGGCCTGCCCGGCGAGACCATCGACCAGGCCGCGGCCACCCTGGACTTTGTCAAGGCCAACTGGGTGGCCATTGACGGCAACTCGATCTGCCAGCAGTTGCACATCTTTCACGGCATTCCGATTACTGACGATCTCAAGGCTCACGGGGTGCGGCCGCTGTCGATCACCAAGCCGGACTATCTGTCCATCTGCCGGGATTATGAGACCGGCTCAATGAACAGCGACGAAATCCGGCGGATGGGGCTCTTCTGGCGGCTCAACCGGGCGGACTATGCCGAGAATATCCGCGAGGGACGCAATCTCTTCGAGGTGGCCGGGTTCATCTCCCAACATCAGCAGGAACTGGCTGCCCGGCCCGAGGCCGAACTGATGCTGACCAGGATTTTTCTTGCCCTGGAGGAGTATGAGGCGGCCCACGCCGGCATGGAGCGTCTTACTGCTCGGTTTGCTGATGACCCCGAGGTCCGCGCCTTTCTGGCCGGGCCGTTTACCGGCTACCAGGTCAAGCGTCGGGGTGTGGCCCGGCCGGGCTGCAAGGTAATCTATGATTGTAAGGGCGTCTTGGACGGCAAGGTGGTGCCGGCCACCGAGGCCTATTATCAGATGGCCGCGCTTGAAGCTGATTCCGGGTTGCTGCTTGATTTCGAACAGGGGCTCCTCGGGCTCAAGGCCGGCCGCGTTACCCAGTGCGAGGTGCGGTTCCCGGCTGACTATGGCCATCCGGAGCTGGCCGGTCGCACCGTGCTCTTCCAGATATATCTCCATCAGGTCCTGGAGCCGGTGTTCTTTCCTGATCCGGCCGCCCTGCTCCAGGCCCGCCGCCCGGTCTATAGGTTTCATGATCTGGCCGGGTTGCGGGAGCAGAACGAGAGCCTCTATTATCTGGTGCTGCGCGATTCCGAACTACGCAGTTTGACCCAGGATATGACCGATTTTCTCAGTCTGTTGAACTTCAGGCTGCGGCTCGGTTTCTACCAGACCGCAACCGAGATGGTCCGTTTGCTGCCGCCGGATCGCAGTATGCACGATCATGCCGGACGGATTCTCCTGGCCAACGGCTGTGTGGAGCAGGCCCTGGAACTGCTTGACGAAGTGGCTGGCAGCGATAACCAGGTGGAGGTGAACCGGGTCAAGGCCCTGATCAGGCTCGAGCGGTATGAAGAGGCGGAGCGAATCGCTGGCGCTTCGAGCCTGGACAACGACATGCACGCCCTTGACCTGCGGGTGGGGTTGGCATCGCTGA
Proteins encoded in this window:
- a CDS encoding radical SAM protein, whose protein sequence is MAGNFLFIHVNEWATFDSPDAIPISQAYILAYLKKNGFSGRILGDYQDRPLQPALVRDVLRELAPPVVGFSVYEENINRVRLWARYVKELAPDCLVLLGGPQVTFMPASGLVQMDEADILCRGEGELVFLELARALAEGRPLSTVAGICFIDNNAVRETGPLPGVGDLDQYPSPYLEDVVDPVGKQRVILLSSRGCTSPCTFCYTTRASGRQVRFHSLDRVIEEMHHLKERGISDFWFADPNFAYSRKRIEDLLQRIIEEVPNIRFWCQTRYNLIDDRLLHLLQRAGAHTIAFGLESATPDVLKKIKKGLEPERMAAVIRQVRTAGIEVELFSLFGLPGETIDQAAATLDFVKANWVAIDGNSICQQLHIFHGIPITDDLKAHGVRPLSITKPDYLSICRDYETGSMNSDEIRRMGLFWRLNRADYAENIREGRNLFEVAGFISQHQQELAARPEAELMLTRIFLALEEYEAAHAGMERLTARFADDPEVRAFLAGPFTGYQVKRRGVARPGCKVIYDCKGVLDGKVVPATEAYYQMAALEADSGLLLDFEQGLLGLKAGRVTQCEVRFPADYGHPELAGRTVLFQIYLHQVLEPVFFPDPAALLQARRPVYRFHDLAGLREQNESLYYLVLRDSELRSLTQDMTDFLSLLNFRLRLGFYQTATEMVRLLPPDRSMHDHAGRILLANGCVEQALELLDEVAGSDNQVEVNRVKALIRLERYEEAERIAGASSLDNDMHALDLRVGLASLRERPRKEYLKRMDDLLNYQLQTMGVTPAA